A genomic stretch from Aedes albopictus strain Foshan chromosome 2, AalbF5, whole genome shotgun sequence includes:
- the LOC109428028 gene encoding protein bark beetle isoform X3: MMNRKSTESDINFNSKRPSVDRGSVGMRLCWKNRWKPKWHSVMVFLVLSSSMVTVSRCQEFGESAFNHPDRDFEHVAVENREIITNHIPTSDHGAGGGGAGGVDDESRYQFDSVAGSEGEVHYTEISGDVVLGEKHLRAAESPYSLRTDLEVERKARLIIEPGVTIYVAPMVGITVRGSLVALGTSENKITFTSLPNSGYKDIESDPRDVGARLVDGPNPLAGRLQLLNQGKWRSVCSNSKNWTIADYETTCRQMGYKGGRFWNWMDRLQNYEPRLLYEDPKCGGTEASLFDCSWGTRQIGSGVCDYHSDIGVQCLPLFDQVTPHWRGIRFEYAESKEKLAHNHILYDFISLSELRNVDIVRAGTGRGGSAEAAISVLGIPPILDHVLVDHSSYTGINVTKHDAAFMFKDVTVRRSRGFGIFVNSSYGSTLLDSVTVSENGADGIRYVGHDLRADERTDRSKVFDFCTLTTTAWQIYPLQLSFEQSPFALSQKQCAQSLTTGYGYVLTFHFVYFEMARNESAVVQIYDGMSENDRLLASWNIRNSTRPQSVTTTREKMHIKLRADPRSRVLAHFRITAGVTKAYDLNVTQATIVDNGGRGIAIDNLRSQVHVHASTISNNKHAAGLHVTSGAGDVNVTDSKISFNVGDGINITYYGGNRNISRSSLSSNKGYGFAVWLNQTTKDRQEFLEFNQTTTIEYANIIKNMEIGILHGNYCGDSWVNITGNWFNDSTHNAIDIQSCWFETIENRKLRLQIGHNNFEHSNKIGIIISPILNIDGKIEYNQFLKGRYGALLTRNKPWEEFRHLPVRLIVQHNYFMYNRGIYVASLGLSPNTDNKTQWLLFTRNFVKNNKIKEAFGPMEDEGEGFGGEGRLNPRSRVAAPVVISSNNVDVFRNIISNYESNYEVGSQLSDQSKALNVTYNWLGYQEEERIYERLFHRKDRYDLAKIEYFPYLLHHSNPGTQTIAQFAKFVPFFHKDGTDRVGGEVDGQEILPSGSYTVERDINVRPGGKLILNPGVILNFAPSVGMMVTGKLEARGRKPDDIMFTLKREAVMMENDTTEAIMMDPEMMMDIETESIVDLGPVDPLIPKVPVRLVGGVSDHEGRLQVYTEGQWGTVCDYGWTIINAALVCHQLGLALNPKDWRLQRSEVPGAGTSENVILSNVRCTEHDIDITQCRAEKSSQGDFENSCSHENDVGVRCYEGAWAGLRFGVLSERADLQYVTIEKAGLFDYMTNMFKPALQMDLSRHNLDSIRVVENLQDGLGVIYSDIYAGSVNTIKNSEFAANRGNGISIKQLGLKIHGSIIKDNRASGINHDAVISALEQREITSWFNMVPDFNVDDSDYRPIMLPRDAQNIDIDQWQVKHIITLPVQDEPVERIITIRCQPGYVIGIQLLNPIENRSTENIWIYDSLAGSSSSDIWQVKRDVSVFPLTTSSYGAILQYKSGHNAIGGAVLILRSIQAPIQNIYNRIVRGPVPTLQITSTKIQRNFRGITGTYYNRFLGEHSELYLRKANESIKLVNCEISHNREEAMFINSPFWDVHESNISEITIHINNSMIRDNGRGIRQFSKDLRSSNNLFHYVLQDTTVESNSLGGLELSLPYVWQYNENFTHSVYLGNDTWVRNRKFGIIIDGHYAVVNVSSNIFMDNVCAHGLIGFKGMEKKMRIDNNRIVKNSGKYLIEFRSDSQSEILGEIPAIVAFNNIEGNEKVVSTRSEMRNFIRGDRGNAKDPTCVIGFGGVQKVRIYRNVISNNEQDYDLIAGIKSARLNNFLDVRENWWGSQDEEHIKTRIFDFDDWNNHAEAQYKPYLIEDSVDGSVSVVHSKNKSVDLDNLGGRIFEDLSIFRRDQPYVIKADITIMPGVTMNIYPGVVMEFAPNVGILALGTLVARGTRDGEIIMKPIQSASENLNRVERSLENMVNYDSIRLCANRNCSGSDQENDSIREGFLEYYNHTTLQWIPICDRRFTERNAQVVCRELGYDPLDVFFGHDRRIEFHTNSLTRIWSWVEPMECHGDELRLEECPERLNGQLYGRRHECQWDSDFVFISCNGEPEERNYWGGVRFANQDFEASLYEHRIHDAVTHSTAKPVESVMEFVKLDRAGMLHGEKSPSIQTISKNPSISFVSIRNSAHHAVNLVSPSDAIHLNYLSVFKALGQGINAISLTGEGRESDESSYNPLKDLDLPYNLFSMIDICDTNKEITLEERVLVYYKYDNNPVNCVKIFKSAYRVKPLGFRLLQSNLFNHSKEYGRRDMIQLMDGDIYNISAKTIGVIDADSDNQKKLFRTFESALSVRLIASGAPARHGFIAEVVTLPISAIGFNRDAQHNISNSDIQECVGGGLHYVTVGEVSPILTLERNRFIRNCRQLYGNFSSCEATIRADVQNMQSLHFRNNLIQENQGGLSIRADSRGSATSLRGWIHNNLFVKNRNRPALYVEGRQSSPYQEVTVHNNYITQNDAAFKDVVVLRQVVSNFSYNYVHSNKGGRIIEVSGFDRVRLPIYQTTSHNGFYDNVATDWSGRATIVAGTAGQHYVDNIFANPDNDYEMITVNRSIFDFQFWNSTLDVWKTKIDATLNYWSYNETLAVGSRIRDRFDDPQLLEVQYLPLHMNNLTVLNGKCPPGWTLLIDTCYMYVGAPMSFREARDFCRSDNASLPFIHGDYNALWFFLEQQSRYLRSAEKVWVQDPNYIDQCTSFIYRNVEIEECYERHAFLCEIDPKVEIDPLFWKADAVAIGMISALVFVLMLLCCLCVCWVYKSRYRQTQRLQRRNSIRQSLRSLNSIDPQGSIRRRNFPTDV, translated from the exons GGTACATCGGAAAATAAAATAACGTTCACATCGTTACCCAACTCCGGCTACAAGGACATCGAATCGGATCCTCGAGACGTTGGTGCTCGATTGGTAGATGGTCCCAACCCGCTGGCGGGAAGACTACAACTACTGAATCAAGGAAAATGGCGATCGGTGTGCAGCAACTCGAAGAA CTGGACTATCGCGGACTACGAAACCACCTGTCGACAGATGGGTTACAAAGGAGGTCGCTTCTGGAACTGGATGGACCGTTTGCAGAACTACGAACCACGGTTGCTGTACGAAGACCCTAAATGTGGGGGAACGGAAGCGTCGCTGTTCGACTGTTCCTGGGGAACCCGGCAGATTGGATCCGGCGTGTGTGATTACCACAGCGATATCGGGGTCCAGTGTTTGCCGTTGTTCGACCAGGTGACGCCCCATTGGCGAGGTATTCGGTTCGAGTACGCGGAAAGTAAGGAAAAGCTAGCGCACAACCACATTCTGTACGATTTCATTTCGCTGTCGGAGCTGAGGAACGTTGACATCGTACGAGCTGGTACTGGACGAGGAGGAAGTGCCGAAGCTGCTATTTCAGTGTTGGGGATCCCGCCTATTTTAGATCATGTCTTAGTTGATCATTCGTCGTACACCGGAATCAACGTCACGAAGCACGACGCAGCGTTCATGTTCAAGGACGTAACCGTACGGAGAAGTCGAGGTTTCGGGATATTTGTCAACTCCAGCTATGGATCCACGCTGCTGGACAGTGTGACTGTGAGTGAAAATGGTGCCGATGGAATCCGCTACGTTGGTCATGATCTCCGTGCCGACGAACGTACCGATCGCAGTAAGGTGTTCGACTTTTGTACTCTCACAACTACAGCTTGGCAGATATACCCACTGCAACTTTCCTTTGAGCAATCACCTTTCGCCTTATCGCAAAAGCAATGCGCTCAATCACTTACGACTGGTTACGGGTACGTCCTCACGTTCCACTTCGTTTACTTTGAGATGGCTCGCAACGAAAGTGCCGTCGTTCAAATCTACGATGGAATGTCAGAAAATGATCGATTACTGGCGTCATGGAACATACGAAACTCAACCCGACCTCAGAGTGTGACCACAACCCGAGAGAAAATGCACATAAAACTCCGTGCGGATCCCAGGAGTCGTGTTTTGGCACATTTCCGGATCACCGCCGGGGTCACGAAAGCGTACGATCTTAACGTGACGCAGGCAACGATCGTTGACAATGGAGGTCGCGGCATAGCCATCGACAATCTGCGATCGCAGGTACACGTGCACGCATCAACGATTTCGAACAATAAGCATGCCGCAGGTTTGCACGTTACTAGCGGTGCAGGTGATGTCAACGTAACCGATTCAAAGATTAGCTTCAACGTTGGTGATGGGATCAACATAACCTACTACGGAGGAAATCGGAACATTTCACGCAGCTCGTTGAGCTCCAATAAAGGTTACGGTTTTGCAGTCTGGCTGAATCAGACCACGAAAGATCGCCAGGAGTTTTTAGAGTTCAATCAAACGACAACCATCGAATATGCTAATATCATTAAGAATATGGAAATCGGTATTCTTCACGGGAACTACTGCGGTGATTCGTGGGTGAACATCACCGGAAACTGGTTCAACGACAGTACGCACAATGCAATCGACATACAATCGTGTTGGTTCGAGACAATAGAGAATCGGAAACTAAGACTGCAAATCGGACACAACAATTTCGAGCATTCAAATAAGATCGGGATCATTATAAGCCCCATTCTCAACATTGATGGCAAAATCGAGTACAATCAATTTCTGAAGGGCAGATACGGAGCTTTGTTGACCCGTAACAAGCCCTGGGAAGAATTCCGCCATCTCCCAGTTAGACTGATAGTTCAACACAACTACTTCATGTACAACAGAGGTATCTACGTTGCTTCCCTCGGGTTATCACCAAACACCGATAACAAAACGCAATGGTTGCTGTTTACCCGGAACTttgtaaaaaataacaaaatcaagGAAGCTTTCGGACCGATGGAAGATGAAGGCGAAGGCTTCGGTGGTGAAGGACGGTTGAATCCTCGATCGCGAGTGGCTGCCCCAGTCGTCATCTCATCAAACAACGTAGATGTATTCCGCAACATAATTTCGAACTACGAATCGAATTATGAAGTTGGTTCACAGCTGTCCGATCAGAGCAAGGCCTTGAACGTCACATATAACTGGTTAGGATATCAGGAAGAGGAGAGAATCTACGAGCGGTTGTTCCATCGCAAGGATCGCTACGACCTCGCTAAAATCGAATACTTCCCTTATTTGCTGCACCATTCGAATCCGGGTACCCAGACCATTGCTCAGTTTGCGAAATTTGTGCCATTCTTCCACAAAGATGGAACTGATCGTGTCGGTGGGGAAGTCGATGGACAGGAGATTCTACCATCGGGTAGTTACACCGTGGAACGTGACATCAATGTGCGTCCAGGAGGAAAGCTGATTCTCAACCCCGGGGTTATTTTGAACTTCGCACCAAGTGTGGGAATGATGGTGACGGGGAAGTTGGAAGCCAGAGGACGGAAACCCGACGACATCATGTTCACGTTGAAGCGGGAAGCGGTGATGATGGAAAACGATACCACGGAAGCTATTATGATGGATCCTGAAATGATGATGGATATAGAAACCGAATCAATCGTCGATTTGGGACCTGTGGATCCTCTGATTCCTAAGGTTCCAGTGAGGCTGGTTGGCGGTGTAAGTGACCACGAGGGAAGGTTACAGGTCTACACGGAAGGCCAGTGGGGAACGGTATGCGACTATGGTTGGACCATAATCAACGCAGCGCTGGTATGTCATCAGCTGGGACTGGCTCTCAATCCTAAAGATTGGAGATTACAACGATCGGAGGTTCCAGGAGCGGGTACTTCGGAAAATGTTATTCTTTCGAATGTTCGTTGCACGGAGCATGATATTGACATTACGCAATGTCGAGCGGAGAAGTCTTCACAAGGAGATTTTGAGAACTCTTGCAGTCATGAAAATGACGTAGGCGTGAGGTGCTACGAAGGAGCTTGGGCAGGGCTGCGGTTTGGAGTATTGTCCGAAAGAGCTGATCTTCAGTATGTAACAATTGAAAAAGCTGGATTGTTTGATTATATGACCAATATGTTTAAGCCTGCACTTCAAATGGATCTGTCCCGGCATAATCTGGACAGTATTCGAGTTGTCGAAAATTTGCAGGATGGCTTGGGAGTGATTTACTCCGATATCTATGCTGGATCGGTAAACACCATTAAGAATTCCGAGTTCGCAGCGAATCGTGGAAACGGCATCAGCATCAAACAGTTGGGCTTAAAGATCCATGGGAGCATCATCAAGGACAACAGAGCATCAGGGATCAACCACGATGCGGTAATATCTGCTCTAGAGCAACGTGAAATAACCAGTTGGTTCAACATGGTACCAGATTTTAATGTAGATGATTCCGATTATAGACCGATCATGCTTCCGCGAGATGCGCAGAACATCGACATCGACCAGTGGCAGGTCAAACACATAATAACACTTCCCGTTCAAGATGAACCTGTTGAGAGAATAATTACGATTCGTTGTCAGCCAGGCTACGTGATCGGAATTCAGCTGTTGAACCCTATCGAGAACAGATCAACGGAAAACATCTGGATCTATGATTCGTTAGCTGGAAGCTCTAGTTCAGACATCTGGCAAGTCAAACGAGATGTATCGGTATTTCCACTTACTACTAGTAGCTATGGTGCCATACTTCAGTACAAAAGTGGTCACAACGCGATCGGAGGAGCAGTTCTAATCCTGCGCTCCATCCAAGCCCCAATACAGAACATCTATAACCGAATAGTTCGGGGACCGGTGCCAACTCTTCAAATAACGTCTACCAAGATTCAAAGGAATTTCCGCGGCATCACCGGAACTTATTACAATCGTTTTCTGGGAGAGCACAGTGAGCTTTATCTCCGAAAGGCAAACGAATCTATCAAATTGGTCAACTGTGAAATCAGTCACAATCGAGAGGAAGCCATGTTCATTAACTCCCCGTTTTGGGATGTCCACGAGAGCAACATCTCGGAGATTACGATCCACATCAACAACAGTATGATCCGTGACAACGGTCGAGGAATACGACAATTTTCCAAAGATCTGCGCTCGTCTAACAATCTGTTCCACTACGTCCTGCAGGATACAACCGTGGAAAGCAACTCCCTGGGTGGACTGGAACTGAGCCTACCGTACGTTTGGCAGTACAATGAGAACTTTACTCATTCGGTgtacttgggaaatgatacctggGTGCGCAATCGGAAGTTTGGAATCATCATCGATGGTCATTATGCGGTAGTTAACGTTTCGTCGAACATCTTCATGGACAATGTGTGCGCTCATGGGTTGATCGGGTTCAAAGGAATGGAGAAGAAGATGCGAATTGATAACAATCGAATCGTTAAAAACTCCGGGAAGTATTTGATTGAGTTCCGGTCGGACAGTCAGAGTGAAATTCTAGGTGAGATTCCGGCGATAGTGGCTTTCAATAACATTGAGGGCAACGAAAAGGTGGTTTCGACGCGTTCGGAAATGAGGAATTTCATACGAGGTGATCGAGGGAATGCCAAGGATCCGACGTGTGTAATCGGTTTCGGAGGTGTTCAGAAGGTGAGAATCTATCGGAATGTAATTTCGAACAACGAGCAGGATTACGATCTGATCGCTGGAATTAAATCTGCAAGGCTGAATAATTTCCTGGACGTTCGGGAGAACTGGTGGGGATCGCAAGACGAAGAGCACATCAAGACGCGTATTTTCGACTTTGACGATTGGAATAACCATGCTGAGGCACAGTACAAACCGTATCTGATTGAGGATAGTGTAGATGGAAGTGTTTCGGTGGTTCATTCGAAGAATAAATCCGTGGATTTGGATAACTTgggtggaagaattttcgaggatctGTCTATTTTCCGGCGAGACCAACCATACGTAATCAAGGCGGATATAACAATAATGCCTGGAGTTACGATGAACATTTACCCGGGAGTTGTGATGGAGTTTGCGCCGAATGTTGGTATTTTGGCGTTGGGTACCTTGGTTGCTCGTGGTACACGTGACGGAGAAATCATCATGAAACCTATTCAAAGTGCTTCCGAGAATTTGAATCGTGTGGAACGATCGTTGGAGAACATGGTTAACTACGACTCTATCCGACTGTGCGCTAACAGGAACTGTTCAGGAAGTGATCAAGAGAACGACAGCATTCGAGAAGGCTTCTTGGAGTACTATAACCACACTACGCTTCAGTGGATTCCGATCTGCGATCGCCGGTTTACGGAAAGAAATGCACAGGTCGTATGTCGGGAGCTTGGATATGACCCACTGGATGTCTTTTTCGGACACGATCGTCGGATTGAGTTTCACACGAACTCGTTGACTCGCATTTGGTCTTGGGTAGAACCAATGGAATGCCACGGTGATGAATTGCGTTTGGAAGAATGCCCTGAGAGATTGAACGGTCAACTGTATGGACGGCGGCACGAATGTCAGTGGGATTCCGACTTTGTGTTCATCAGCTGTAATGGTGAACCAGAGGAAAGGAATTACTGGGGAGGAGTTAGATTTGCGAACCAGGACTTTGAAGCCAGTTTGTACGAGCATAGAATTCACGATGCGGTAACTCATTCAACTGCGAAGCCGGTGgagagtgtcatggagtttgtgaAGCTGGATCGAGCAGGAATGCTGCATGGAGAGAAGTCGCCCTCGATTCAAACTATTTCCAAAAATCCCAGCATAAGCTTTGTGAGCATCAGAAATAGCGCACACCACGCAGTAAACCTTGTATCGCCGAGTGATGCGATCCACCTGAACTACTTATCGGTGTTCAAGGCACTGGGACAGGGCATCAACGCAATATCGTTGACGGGAGAAGGCCGAGAGAGCGATGAATCGAGTTACAATCCTTTGAAGGATTTGGATCTACCGTACAATCTGTTCTCGATGATCGACATCTGCGACACGAACAAGGAGATTACGCTGGAAGAACGAGTTCTGGTGTATTACAAGTACGACAATAATCCGGTTAATTGTGTGAAGATTTTCAAGAGCGCCTATCGCGTGAAACCACTTGGTTTCCGACTGTTGCAGTCGAACCTGTTCAACCACTCCAAGGAATATGGTCGTAGGGATATGATCCAGCTGATGGATGGTGATATCTACAACATTTCTGCGAAGACGATTGGAGTTATCGACGCCGATTCCGACAATCAGAAGAAGCTTTTCCGGACTTTCGAGTCTGCGCTGAGCGTTCGACTGATTGCCAGTGGAGCTCCGGCGAGACATGGGTTCATTGCTGAAGTTGTTACGTTGCCGATATCCGCCATTGGATTTA ATCGTGATGCTCAGCACAACATTTCGAATTCGGATATTCAGGAATGCGTCGGAGGTGGTCTGCATTATGTAACTGTAGGTGAGGTGTCACCAATTCTAACGCTGGAAAGAAACAGGTTTATTCGCAATTGTCGGCAGCTATATGGTAACTTTTCGTCCTGTGAGGCTACAATACGAGCAGATGTGCAGAACATGCAGTCGTTGCATTTCAGA AATAATCTCATCCAAGAAAACCAGGGAGGATTATCAATCCGAGCAGATTCCCGAGGATCAGCAACATCGCTTCGAGGGTGGATTCACAATAATCTGTTCGTCAAAAATCGAAACCGGCCGGCCCTCTATGTGGAAGGCCGGCAGTCGTCTCCTTATCAGGAAGTAACCGTTCACAACAACTACATAACGCAAAACGATGCTGCATTCAAGGACGTGGTTGTGTTACGGCAGGTGGTTTCAAATTTTAGCTACAACTATGTGCACAGCAACAAGGGTGGTAGGATCATAGAGGTATCCGGATTTGATAGGGTTCGTCTTCCGATCTATCAGACGACTTCACATAATGGATTCTACGA TAACGTGGCAACGGATTGGAGTGGAAGAGCAACGATCGTGGCAGGAACAGCAGGTCAACACTACGTGGATAACATTTTCGCTAACCCGGATAATGACTACGAAATGATCACGGTGAATCGTTCCAT ATTTGACTTCCAGTTCTGGAATAG TACCCTGGACGTGTGGAAAACCAAAATCGACGCAACCCTCAACTACTGGAGCTACAACGAAACCCTAGCCGTTGGATCGCGTATTCGCGATCGCTTCGATGACCCCCAACTGCTGGAAGTCCAGTACCTACCGCTGCACATGAACAACCTAACGGTCCTGAATGGGAAATGTCCACCAGGTTGGACCTTACTGATCGATACCTGCTACATGTACGTTGGTGCTCCGATGAGTTTCCGCGAGGCTCGTGACTTCTGCCGTTCGGATAATGCTTCGCTGCCGTTCATCCACGGAGACTACAATGCACTGTGGTTCTTCCTGGAGCAACAGTCCCGCTATCTGCGCTCGGCCGAAAAGGTTTGGGTTCAAGATCCCAACTACATCGATCAGTGCACTTCGTTCATTTATCGGAACGTGGAGATCGAGGAGTGCTACGAACGGCATGCGTTCCTGTGTGAAATCGATCCTAAG GTGGAAATTGATCCTCTGTTCTGGAAGGCGGATGCCGTAGCGATTGGAATGATTTCAGCGTTGGTATTCGTGCTAATGCTGCTATGTTGTCTTTGTGTGTGCTGGGTTTACAAATCGCGCTACCGACAAACGCAAAGGTTGCAGCGGCGGAACAGTATTCGGCAGAGCTTACGTAGCCTCAACAGTATCGATCCTCAGGGATCGATTCGTAGGAGAAATTTC